In Notolabrus celidotus isolate fNotCel1 chromosome 8, fNotCel1.pri, whole genome shotgun sequence, a genomic segment contains:
- the ints10 gene encoding integrator complex subunit 10 isoform X4, with amino-acid sequence MAQKDCEFLVKRARELVSDDPCAAKAWLITARTLYPADFNIQYEMYIIERNAERTASAGRLLYDMFINFPDQSIVWREISVITAALRSDSQDKHAQFLRGLFETLPGRVQCEMLLKATEQCFNTLEKAEMLLLLLKRFPESVVQHGVNLGETLLEAEASENVETPVNCFRKLFVCDVLPLVINNMDMRLPASLMQKYMLKAAEFYIGYVTRGPSPDGQIQGSQEGGSLKSPTVSRGSQRYVIDGLSEKSSVVGEPWERLLDILAVVGARCEWQGDKGQRSYVDMLQRVKELCRYLPGLEGDTRSRCCSQVVICTALVLFRSAFLYVSAIQPALFQGVNALSLGPWILLEDLSLVYNDLEVERGAAKHAHKKRKLADGREKAMSSDDEEGLGKGRGRHILVNKTEMPSWSETLDSFRTARESWDLLHSHDGLETEFKKICGSWKTDSWLWLRIFLTDMIIYQGQYRKALSSLHQMAAVQQPQPGQQSPLGQASLEHHRALIQQASCHYALGEHRMACEKLLDVVSGIVPPSQEPTKTQDDQSRVKTKSRKGNDLRLLPCTSKAVLPFCLQLMLACFKLRAFTDSRDDLSLGHVVVLLQHNWPQGEMLFLKAVDKICQQGSFQYENFFNYVTNIDMLEEFAYLRTPEGGRIQLELLPNQGMLIKNPSPALGVELNTLLLQGVQTMDRHHTVTRGITKGVKEDFRLAMERQVSRCGENLFSVLHRFCINEKIIIIQSLP; translated from the exons CTCAGAAGGACTGCGAGTTTTTGGTGAAAAGAGCCCGGGAGCTGGTCTCAGATGATCCCTGTGCAGCGAAAGCCTGGCTCATAACTGCACGAACCCTTTACCCTGCTGATTTCAACATACAG tATGAAATGTACATAATTGAACGCAATGCAGAGAGGACCGCTTCTGCAGGGAGGCTGCTGTATGACAT GTTCATCAACTTTCCAGATCAGTCTATTGTTTGGCGAGAGATCAGTGTTATTACTGCTGCCCTGCGGAGTGACTCTCAGGACAAACATGCACAGTTTTTACGAG GTCTTTTTGAGACACTTCCTGGTCGAGTGCAGTGTGAGATGCTACTCAAAGCCACAGAGCAGTGTTTCAACACATTGGAGAAAGCAGAGatgctgctcctcctgcttaAACGCTTTCCAGAGTCTGTGGTCCAACATGGC GTAAACCTAGGTGAAACCTTGTTAGAGGCGGAGGCTTCAGAGAATGTGGAGACACCTGTTAACTGCTTCAGAAAGCTTTTTG TGTGTGATGTCCTTCCCTTGGTCATAAACAACATGGACATGCGCTTGCCTGCCAGTCTTATGCAGAAGTACATGCTGAAAGCAGCTGAATTCTACATTGGCTATGTCACCCGTGGACCCTCACCTGATGGGCAGATACAGG GATCCCAAGAGGGCGGTTCCCTGAAGTCACCCACTGTGTCTCGTGGGTCCCAAAGATACGTGATTGACGGCTTGTCGGAAAAGTCGTCAGTTGTAGGAGAACCTTGGGAGAGGCTGTTAGATATCCTCGCTGTGGTTGGAGCACGCTGCGAGTGGCAGGGAGACAAGGGACAGAG GAGTTATGTTGACATGCTGCAGAGAGTGAAGGAGCTTTGTCGCTACCTGCCTGGTCTCGAAGGAGACACAAGATCCCGCTGCTGCAGTCAGGTGGTCATCTGTACAGCTCTTGTCCTCTTCCGGAGCGCCTTCCTCTACGTATCGGCTATACAGCCTGCATTGTTCCAGG GTGTAAACGCGTTGAGTTTGGGGCCGTGGATTCTTTTGGAGGATCTTAGTTTGGTGTATAATGATTTGGAGGTGGAGAGGGGAGCAGCCAAACATGCTCATAAGAAACGCAAATTGGCCGATGGACGAGAGAAAGCAATG agCTCAGATGACGAGGAAGGGTTGGGAAAAGGTCGCGGCCGACACATTTTAGTGAACAAGACTGAGATGCCAAGCTGGTCAGAGACTCTTGACAGCTTCCGCACTGCGAGGGAAAGCTGGGACCTTCTTCACTCGCACGATGGCTTGGAAACAG AGTTCAAAAAGATCTGTGGCTCCTGGAAGACGGACAGCTGGCTGTGGCTCAGAATATTCCTCACAGACATGATCATATACCAG ggacAGTACCGTAAGGCCCTCTCCAGCCTGCATCAGATGGCTGCAGTTCAGCAGCCTCAGCCTGGGCAGCAGAGCCCCTTGGGTCAGGCTAGTCTGGAGCACCACAGGGCTCTCATACAGCAGGCCTCCTGCCATTATGCACTGGGAGAGCACAGG ATGGCCTGTGAGAAACTGCTCGATGTGGTCAGTGGAATAGTGCCTCCGAGCCAAGAACCAACAAAAACCCAAGATGATCAGAGTAGAGTCAAAACCAAATCAAGGAAAG GTAATGACCTGAGGTTGTTGCCCTGCACCAGCAAAGCTGTGTTACCTTTCTGCCTCCAGCTGATGCTGGCCTGTTTCAAG CTTCGTGCCTTCACAGACAGTCGTGATGATCTGTCCCTCGGTCATGTCGTGGTGCTCTTGCAGCACAACTGGCCTCAGGGCGAGATGTTGTTCTTAAAGGCAGTGGATAAGATCTGTCAGCAAGGCAGCTTCCAGTATGAGAATTTCTTCAACTATGTCACCA ACATCGATATGCTGGAGGAATTTGCGTACCTACGTACTCCAGAAGGAGGGAGGATTCAGCTGGAGCTGCTGCCCAATCAGGGAATGCTCATCAA GAACCCTAGTCCCGCCCTGGGGGTGGAGTTAAATACCCTTCTGCTACAAGGGGTGCAGACCATGGACAG aCATCACACAGTGACTCGTGGAATCACCAAAGGAGTGAAGGAAGATTTCCGTCTGGCCATGGAGAGACAGGTGTCGCGCTGTGGAGAGAATCTGTTTAGTGTGCTTCACCGTTTCTGCATCAACGAgaaaatcatcatcatccagTCACTGCCTTGA
- the ints10 gene encoding integrator complex subunit 10 isoform X7, producing MYIIERNAERTASAGRLLYDMFINFPDQSIVWREISVITAALRSDSQDKHAQFLRGLFETLPGRVQCEMLLKATEQCFNTLEKAEMLLLLLKRFPESVVQHGVNLGETLLEAEASENVETPVNCFRKLFVCDVLPLVINNMDMRLPASLMQKYMLKAAEFYIGYVTRGPSPDGQIQGSQEGGSLKSPTVSRGSQRYVIDGLSEKSSVVGEPWERLLDILAVVGARCEWQGDKGQRSYVDMLQRVKELCRYLPGLEGDTRSRCCSQVVICTALVLFRSAFLYVSAIQPALFQGVNALSLGPWILLEDLSLVYNDLEVERGAAKHAHKKRKLADGREKAMSSDDEEGLGKGRGRHILVNKTEMPSWSETLDSFRTARESWDLLHSHDGLETEFKKICGSWKTDSWLWLRIFLTDMIIYQGQYRKALSSLHQMAAVQQPQPGQQSPLGQASLEHHRALIQQASCHYALGEHRMACEKLLDVVSGIVPPSQEPTKTQDDQSRVKTKSRKGNDLRLLPCTSKAVLPFCLQLMLACFKLRAFTDSRDDLSLGHVVVLLQHNWPQGEMLFLKAVDKICQQGSFQYENFFNYVTNIDMLEEFAYLRTPEGGRIQLELLPNQGMLIKNPSPALGVELNTLLLQGVQTMDRHHTVTRGITKGVKEDFRLAMERQVSRCGENLFSVLHRFCINEKIIIIQSLP from the exons ATGTACATAATTGAACGCAATGCAGAGAGGACCGCTTCTGCAGGGAGGCTGCTGTATGACAT GTTCATCAACTTTCCAGATCAGTCTATTGTTTGGCGAGAGATCAGTGTTATTACTGCTGCCCTGCGGAGTGACTCTCAGGACAAACATGCACAGTTTTTACGAG GTCTTTTTGAGACACTTCCTGGTCGAGTGCAGTGTGAGATGCTACTCAAAGCCACAGAGCAGTGTTTCAACACATTGGAGAAAGCAGAGatgctgctcctcctgcttaAACGCTTTCCAGAGTCTGTGGTCCAACATGGC GTAAACCTAGGTGAAACCTTGTTAGAGGCGGAGGCTTCAGAGAATGTGGAGACACCTGTTAACTGCTTCAGAAAGCTTTTTG TGTGTGATGTCCTTCCCTTGGTCATAAACAACATGGACATGCGCTTGCCTGCCAGTCTTATGCAGAAGTACATGCTGAAAGCAGCTGAATTCTACATTGGCTATGTCACCCGTGGACCCTCACCTGATGGGCAGATACAGG GATCCCAAGAGGGCGGTTCCCTGAAGTCACCCACTGTGTCTCGTGGGTCCCAAAGATACGTGATTGACGGCTTGTCGGAAAAGTCGTCAGTTGTAGGAGAACCTTGGGAGAGGCTGTTAGATATCCTCGCTGTGGTTGGAGCACGCTGCGAGTGGCAGGGAGACAAGGGACAGAG GAGTTATGTTGACATGCTGCAGAGAGTGAAGGAGCTTTGTCGCTACCTGCCTGGTCTCGAAGGAGACACAAGATCCCGCTGCTGCAGTCAGGTGGTCATCTGTACAGCTCTTGTCCTCTTCCGGAGCGCCTTCCTCTACGTATCGGCTATACAGCCTGCATTGTTCCAGG GTGTAAACGCGTTGAGTTTGGGGCCGTGGATTCTTTTGGAGGATCTTAGTTTGGTGTATAATGATTTGGAGGTGGAGAGGGGAGCAGCCAAACATGCTCATAAGAAACGCAAATTGGCCGATGGACGAGAGAAAGCAATG agCTCAGATGACGAGGAAGGGTTGGGAAAAGGTCGCGGCCGACACATTTTAGTGAACAAGACTGAGATGCCAAGCTGGTCAGAGACTCTTGACAGCTTCCGCACTGCGAGGGAAAGCTGGGACCTTCTTCACTCGCACGATGGCTTGGAAACAG AGTTCAAAAAGATCTGTGGCTCCTGGAAGACGGACAGCTGGCTGTGGCTCAGAATATTCCTCACAGACATGATCATATACCAG ggacAGTACCGTAAGGCCCTCTCCAGCCTGCATCAGATGGCTGCAGTTCAGCAGCCTCAGCCTGGGCAGCAGAGCCCCTTGGGTCAGGCTAGTCTGGAGCACCACAGGGCTCTCATACAGCAGGCCTCCTGCCATTATGCACTGGGAGAGCACAGG ATGGCCTGTGAGAAACTGCTCGATGTGGTCAGTGGAATAGTGCCTCCGAGCCAAGAACCAACAAAAACCCAAGATGATCAGAGTAGAGTCAAAACCAAATCAAGGAAAG GTAATGACCTGAGGTTGTTGCCCTGCACCAGCAAAGCTGTGTTACCTTTCTGCCTCCAGCTGATGCTGGCCTGTTTCAAG CTTCGTGCCTTCACAGACAGTCGTGATGATCTGTCCCTCGGTCATGTCGTGGTGCTCTTGCAGCACAACTGGCCTCAGGGCGAGATGTTGTTCTTAAAGGCAGTGGATAAGATCTGTCAGCAAGGCAGCTTCCAGTATGAGAATTTCTTCAACTATGTCACCA ACATCGATATGCTGGAGGAATTTGCGTACCTACGTACTCCAGAAGGAGGGAGGATTCAGCTGGAGCTGCTGCCCAATCAGGGAATGCTCATCAA GAACCCTAGTCCCGCCCTGGGGGTGGAGTTAAATACCCTTCTGCTACAAGGGGTGCAGACCATGGACAG aCATCACACAGTGACTCGTGGAATCACCAAAGGAGTGAAGGAAGATTTCCGTCTGGCCATGGAGAGACAGGTGTCGCGCTGTGGAGAGAATCTGTTTAGTGTGCTTCACCGTTTCTGCATCAACGAgaaaatcatcatcatccagTCACTGCCTTGA
- the ints10 gene encoding integrator complex subunit 10 isoform X1 produces the protein MSAQKDCEFLVKRARELVSDDPCAAKAWLITARTLYPADFNIQYEMYIIERNAERTASAGRLLYDMFINFPDQSIVWREISVITAALRSDSQDKHAQFLRGLFETLPGRVQCEMLLKATEQCFNTLEKAEMLLLLLKRFPESVVQHGVNLGETLLEAEASENVETPVNCFRKLFVCDVLPLVINNMDMRLPASLMQKYMLKAAEFYIGYVTRGPSPDGQIQGSQEGGSLKSPTVSRGSQRYVIDGLSEKSSVVGEPWERLLDILAVVGARCEWQGDKGQRSYVDMLQRVKELCRYLPGLEGDTRSRCCSQVVICTALVLFRSAFLYVSAIQPALFQGVNALSLGPWILLEDLSLVYNDLEVERGAAKHAHKKRKLADGREKAMSSDDEEGLGKGRGRHILVNKTEMPSWSETLDSFRTARESWDLLHSHDGLETEFKKICGSWKTDSWLWLRIFLTDMIIYQGQYRKALSSLHQMAAVQQPQPGQQSPLGQASLEHHRALIQQASCHYALGEHRMACEKLLDVVSGIVPPSQEPTKTQDDQSRVKTKSRKGNDLRLLPCTSKAVLPFCLQLMLACFKLRAFTDSRDDLSLGHVVVLLQHNWPQGEMLFLKAVDKICQQGSFQYENFFNYVTNIDMLEEFAYLRTPEGGRIQLELLPNQGMLIKNPSPALGVELNTLLLQGVQTMDRYPRPLLPQSHPSSLLPPPTPVTLSSFPTSRLVIPLVLIWACHFTSRTSHSDSWNHQRSEGRFPSGHGETGVALWRESV, from the exons ATGTCAGCTCAGAAGGACTGCGAGTTTTTGGTGAAAAGAGCCCGGGAGCTGGTCTCAGATGATCCCTGTGCAGCGAAAGCCTGGCTCATAACTGCACGAACCCTTTACCCTGCTGATTTCAACATACAG tATGAAATGTACATAATTGAACGCAATGCAGAGAGGACCGCTTCTGCAGGGAGGCTGCTGTATGACAT GTTCATCAACTTTCCAGATCAGTCTATTGTTTGGCGAGAGATCAGTGTTATTACTGCTGCCCTGCGGAGTGACTCTCAGGACAAACATGCACAGTTTTTACGAG GTCTTTTTGAGACACTTCCTGGTCGAGTGCAGTGTGAGATGCTACTCAAAGCCACAGAGCAGTGTTTCAACACATTGGAGAAAGCAGAGatgctgctcctcctgcttaAACGCTTTCCAGAGTCTGTGGTCCAACATGGC GTAAACCTAGGTGAAACCTTGTTAGAGGCGGAGGCTTCAGAGAATGTGGAGACACCTGTTAACTGCTTCAGAAAGCTTTTTG TGTGTGATGTCCTTCCCTTGGTCATAAACAACATGGACATGCGCTTGCCTGCCAGTCTTATGCAGAAGTACATGCTGAAAGCAGCTGAATTCTACATTGGCTATGTCACCCGTGGACCCTCACCTGATGGGCAGATACAGG GATCCCAAGAGGGCGGTTCCCTGAAGTCACCCACTGTGTCTCGTGGGTCCCAAAGATACGTGATTGACGGCTTGTCGGAAAAGTCGTCAGTTGTAGGAGAACCTTGGGAGAGGCTGTTAGATATCCTCGCTGTGGTTGGAGCACGCTGCGAGTGGCAGGGAGACAAGGGACAGAG GAGTTATGTTGACATGCTGCAGAGAGTGAAGGAGCTTTGTCGCTACCTGCCTGGTCTCGAAGGAGACACAAGATCCCGCTGCTGCAGTCAGGTGGTCATCTGTACAGCTCTTGTCCTCTTCCGGAGCGCCTTCCTCTACGTATCGGCTATACAGCCTGCATTGTTCCAGG GTGTAAACGCGTTGAGTTTGGGGCCGTGGATTCTTTTGGAGGATCTTAGTTTGGTGTATAATGATTTGGAGGTGGAGAGGGGAGCAGCCAAACATGCTCATAAGAAACGCAAATTGGCCGATGGACGAGAGAAAGCAATG agCTCAGATGACGAGGAAGGGTTGGGAAAAGGTCGCGGCCGACACATTTTAGTGAACAAGACTGAGATGCCAAGCTGGTCAGAGACTCTTGACAGCTTCCGCACTGCGAGGGAAAGCTGGGACCTTCTTCACTCGCACGATGGCTTGGAAACAG AGTTCAAAAAGATCTGTGGCTCCTGGAAGACGGACAGCTGGCTGTGGCTCAGAATATTCCTCACAGACATGATCATATACCAG ggacAGTACCGTAAGGCCCTCTCCAGCCTGCATCAGATGGCTGCAGTTCAGCAGCCTCAGCCTGGGCAGCAGAGCCCCTTGGGTCAGGCTAGTCTGGAGCACCACAGGGCTCTCATACAGCAGGCCTCCTGCCATTATGCACTGGGAGAGCACAGG ATGGCCTGTGAGAAACTGCTCGATGTGGTCAGTGGAATAGTGCCTCCGAGCCAAGAACCAACAAAAACCCAAGATGATCAGAGTAGAGTCAAAACCAAATCAAGGAAAG GTAATGACCTGAGGTTGTTGCCCTGCACCAGCAAAGCTGTGTTACCTTTCTGCCTCCAGCTGATGCTGGCCTGTTTCAAG CTTCGTGCCTTCACAGACAGTCGTGATGATCTGTCCCTCGGTCATGTCGTGGTGCTCTTGCAGCACAACTGGCCTCAGGGCGAGATGTTGTTCTTAAAGGCAGTGGATAAGATCTGTCAGCAAGGCAGCTTCCAGTATGAGAATTTCTTCAACTATGTCACCA ACATCGATATGCTGGAGGAATTTGCGTACCTACGTACTCCAGAAGGAGGGAGGATTCAGCTGGAGCTGCTGCCCAATCAGGGAATGCTCATCAA GAACCCTAGTCCCGCCCTGGGGGTGGAGTTAAATACCCTTCTGCTACAAGGGGTGCAGACCATGGACAGGTACCCCAGGcccctcctcccacagtcccatccctcctccctcctccctccccccacaccaGTCACCCTTTCTTCATTCCCTACTTCAAGGCTTGTCATCCCCCTGGTTTTGATTTGGGCCTGTCATTTTACATCAAGA aCATCACACAGTGACTCGTGGAATCACCAAAGGAGTGAAGGAAGATTTCCGTCTGGCCATGGAGAGACAGGTGTCGCGCTGTGGAGAGAATCTGTTTAG